One window from the genome of Candidatus Zixiibacteriota bacterium encodes:
- a CDS encoding AAA family ATPase, whose amino-acid sequence MIKKIYIQNYKIFKKFELELNTGFNILVGDNEVGKSTILEAINLALTKRLNGRLIEYELTPYLFNACVASEYIDSIVARKPIAPPEIIIELYLENNDDLASLRGTNNSKKEDCVGVKLEIVFDEDYKEEYESLIHDNVKVELIPTEYYKCQWYSFDHNALTARGLNIRSSYIDATTIRLQSGTDYYLQDIIRSSLDAKERAELNIAYRGLKEAFAETQSIRNINDRLIGKKGAITEKDLSISMDISQKSNWETNLVPHLDKLPFQLIGKGEQSALKILLALDRKATETDIVLIEEPENHLSFSSMNSLISKVKDRCLEKQIILTTHSAYVLNKLGLENLILLGSSAATTLRQLPGDTLKYFRKLSGYDTLRLVLARIAILVEGPSDELIVQKAYLQEHGKLPIEERVDVINVRGLSFRRFLDIAKELNKEVVVVTDNDADYEKNVQEKYKPYSGAPTIRICASTDELAPSLEPQLLKSIGLTNLSRMLDREFSDDQEALDYMCNNKTECALRIFDEKTEVAMPEYIRDAVKS is encoded by the coding sequence ATGATCAAGAAGATATATATTCAGAACTACAAGATTTTCAAGAAGTTCGAGCTTGAGTTGAATACCGGCTTCAACATTCTCGTCGGTGATAATGAAGTTGGCAAGTCCACCATTCTTGAAGCCATCAATCTCGCGTTGACGAAACGTCTAAATGGAAGGTTGATAGAGTACGAGTTAACGCCCTATTTGTTCAACGCATGTGTTGCCAGTGAATACATTGACTCCATCGTCGCTAGGAAACCCATCGCCCCGCCTGAAATCATCATTGAATTGTATCTTGAAAACAACGATGACTTGGCTTCGCTAAGGGGTACCAACAACTCCAAGAAAGAGGATTGCGTCGGTGTTAAGCTGGAAATTGTGTTTGATGAAGACTATAAAGAAGAGTACGAAAGCCTGATTCACGATAACGTCAAAGTGGAGTTGATACCAACCGAATACTACAAATGTCAGTGGTATTCATTTGACCATAACGCCCTCACGGCACGCGGTCTAAACATACGGTCGTCATACATAGACGCGACCACAATCCGTCTCCAGAGCGGCACCGATTACTACTTGCAGGATATCATCAGATCCAGTCTTGATGCGAAAGAGCGAGCGGAATTGAACATAGCGTATAGAGGTCTGAAAGAGGCTTTCGCCGAGACCCAGTCCATTCGGAATATCAACGATAGATTGATTGGCAAGAAGGGGGCGATCACAGAGAAAGATTTGTCCATATCAATGGACATTTCCCAGAAATCGAATTGGGAAACGAATCTGGTCCCCCACTTGGATAAACTTCCGTTTCAGCTGATCGGTAAGGGTGAACAGAGCGCACTGAAGATACTGTTGGCCCTCGACAGGAAAGCCACCGAGACTGACATTGTCCTAATTGAAGAGCCGGAGAATCATCTGTCGTTCTCGTCAATGAATTCGTTGATTTCTAAGGTCAAGGATAGATGCCTCGAGAAACAGATAATCTTGACCACACACAGTGCTTATGTACTCAATAAGCTCGGGCTTGAGAATCTCATTTTACTCGGCAGCTCAGCTGCTACGACATTGAGACAATTGCCTGGAGATACTCTGAAGTACTTTCGCAAGCTATCTGGCTATGACACTCTCAGGTTAGTGTTGGCACGAATAGCGATCTTGGTTGAGGGTCCATCAGACGAACTGATTGTGCAGAAAGCCTACTTGCAAGAGCACGGGAAGTTACCGATTGAAGAACGCGTAGACGTAATCAACGTCCGGGGTTTGTCCTTCCGCAGATTCTTGGATATTGCGAAAGAACTGAACAAAGAAGTTGTAGTAGTTACTGACAACGACGCGGATTATGAAAAGAACGTGCAGGAGAAATATAAACCGTATAGCGGCGCGCCGACAATCCGCATCTGCGCATCGACCGACGAGTTGGCCCCCTCGCTCGAACCGCAACTACTCAAAAGCATCGGACTTACTAACCTAAGTCGGATGCTCGACAGAGAATTCTCGGACGATCAGGAGGCGCTTGACTATATGTGTAATAACAAAACAGAGTGCGCGCTTCGGATCTTCGATGAGAAGACTGAGGTCGCGATGCCGGAGTATATTAGAGATGCGGTCAAGTCATAA
- a CDS encoding tetratricopeptide repeat protein, with protein sequence MDKQSKDEAQFNHRNLAIVVAVALIVRLVYLIEASASPFFENLVADPRFYDLWSKSIARESFFPDFALFRAPLYAYFVGIFYAVSGNSKFVVGIVQAVVGSFSCGLTFLIARRFFSEKIAVTSGLIAALYGVFIYLGAGLFPSTLATFFLLLSLFYLARIDKDSPLKQYLFAGLFAGLAAITMPFLIIFGILVFVWILYRFRVSLMTKLSRWGVLLAGMSIIIAPLTFHNLSKSGNFILISSNIGIELFAGNNAASDGKTPYLVGQNPETMRNFVAAKNLAESLKKEELSARGVCTFYLDQSLTFLTREPGKALGNFTRKVSLLLNGHEIHSDGSVYFDRRFSTVLSVLVWDRSLSFPMGFLIPLSVVGLLLTIVAWRRLMLLYAFLVSTALVPFLLYVNIETRSPMLYVVIIFASVGIFEIINRVKAGEIRRLTIPILIFAAFLFMSNYDFVNLDEDYATQHLRLGTIAWNAGDTDRAERAYLDGLEINADSPTLLNGLGNVYSKQEVYQEAEKKYRRALSVRPDFYDARRNLILTLEKLQKDELLYDAYAEFLTYFPNSEFGLVRMAEHHLERGHNDSAAVYYERWVAISPDNPDALFGLAHAYSKIGKVAESRELYEALTQKYPEEPTVHLNLGIVYMQLGYDNLAEEEFQTVLYYDSSSTYALYNLGRMFETRGDSALAQNMFVKILTVDPDFYENPEEILDSLLKYAIPADSLMKEE encoded by the coding sequence ATGGATAAGCAGTCGAAAGATGAGGCACAATTCAATCACAGAAATCTCGCTATCGTCGTCGCGGTGGCGCTGATTGTCAGGCTTGTATATCTGATCGAGGCATCAGCGTCTCCGTTTTTTGAGAATCTGGTGGCCGATCCGCGATTCTATGATCTATGGTCAAAGTCGATCGCGAGAGAAAGCTTCTTCCCCGATTTCGCACTCTTTCGCGCGCCACTCTATGCGTATTTCGTCGGAATCTTCTATGCCGTTTCAGGCAACAGCAAATTCGTCGTAGGAATTGTTCAGGCAGTTGTCGGATCGTTCTCGTGCGGTCTGACCTTTTTGATAGCCCGCCGGTTCTTCTCTGAGAAGATCGCGGTGACATCCGGTTTGATCGCGGCATTGTATGGAGTCTTCATCTATCTCGGCGCCGGACTCTTCCCGTCAACATTGGCAACGTTTTTCCTGCTCCTGAGTCTCTTCTATCTGGCGCGTATCGACAAGGACTCTCCCCTCAAGCAGTATCTCTTCGCAGGGCTGTTCGCAGGTCTGGCAGCGATCACAATGCCGTTCCTGATTATATTTGGAATCCTGGTATTCGTGTGGATACTGTACAGGTTCAGAGTGAGCTTGATGACAAAACTCTCCAGATGGGGAGTCTTGCTCGCCGGTATGTCGATCATAATCGCGCCGCTGACCTTTCACAATCTGTCGAAGTCCGGCAACTTCATTCTGATTTCTTCGAATATTGGTATCGAGCTGTTCGCCGGAAATAACGCAGCATCAGATGGCAAGACGCCATATCTTGTGGGACAGAATCCGGAAACAATGCGGAACTTCGTGGCAGCTAAGAATCTCGCTGAGAGTCTGAAGAAAGAAGAGTTGTCGGCAAGGGGTGTCTGTACTTTCTATCTGGATCAGTCGCTGACGTTCTTGACCAGAGAACCGGGGAAGGCGCTTGGAAACTTCACCAGGAAAGTCTCGCTGCTTCTTAACGGCCATGAAATACATTCTGACGGATCTGTCTATTTCGACCGCAGATTCTCGACAGTATTATCGGTCCTCGTGTGGGATAGAAGCCTGAGCTTCCCAATGGGATTCCTGATCCCGCTTTCTGTCGTCGGGCTGCTTCTCACAATCGTCGCTTGGCGTAGGCTCATGCTGCTATACGCATTCCTGGTTTCTACTGCGCTTGTGCCGTTCCTGTTGTATGTGAACATCGAGACACGCAGTCCAATGCTTTATGTTGTGATTATTTTCGCATCTGTCGGAATATTCGAGATCATCAATCGAGTGAAGGCGGGAGAAATACGCAGGCTGACAATCCCGATCCTGATCTTTGCAGCGTTTCTGTTTATGTCGAACTATGATTTCGTGAATCTCGATGAGGACTATGCCACCCAGCACCTCAGGCTCGGCACTATAGCCTGGAACGCAGGGGATACCGACAGGGCTGAGAGAGCATATCTCGATGGCCTCGAAATCAACGCGGACTCCCCGACACTGCTCAATGGCCTCGGTAACGTCTACTCAAAGCAGGAAGTGTATCAGGAGGCTGAGAAGAAGTATCGCCGAGCGCTGTCTGTGCGGCCCGATTTCTACGACGCTCGCAGGAATCTGATTCTAACGCTTGAGAAACTGCAAAAGGATGAACTTCTCTACGACGCTTACGCGGAGTTTCTGACCTATTTCCCGAATTCGGAATTCGGACTTGTGCGCATGGCGGAACATCACCTCGAACGGGGTCACAACGACTCCGCCGCCGTTTACTATGAAAGATGGGTGGCAATCTCACCGGATAATCCTGATGCTCTGTTTGGCCTCGCTCACGCCTACAGCAAAATCGGAAAGGTCGCAGAATCGCGGGAGTTGTACGAAGCGCTTACGCAGAAATACCCTGAGGAACCGACTGTGCATCTGAATCTTGGTATTGTCTACATGCAGCTCGGCTACGATAATCTCGCCGAAGAGGAATTCCAGACCGTTCTGTATTATGATTCGAGCAGCACTTACGCGCTATATAATCTTGGGCGAATGTTCGAGACTCGTGGAGACTCCGCACTCGCGCAGAATATGTTTGTGAAAATACTCACGGTCGATCCCGACTTCTACGAGAACCCTGAGGAAATACTTGATTCACTGCTCAAGTACGCGATTCCTGCCGATTCGCTTATGAAAGAAGAGTGA
- the rlmD gene encoding 23S rRNA (uracil(1939)-C(5))-methyltransferase RlmD, whose translation MPTRISIGSEIEVTIDSMAFTGRGVGRVGDKVVFVTGGIPGDRLTARIVKKKRSFLEAVAIDIIEPSDDRIKAPCRHFDVCGGCSFQNVPYEKQLHYKQDFIRDALVRIGGEQNPPIKEIIRCQQEFYYRNKMEFSFLPIAGAPARLGLHVRGRWNEIFDVEECLLQSELSNEILAETKKLVNELEIPAYHISEHHGFIRFLVIRDSKQTGRIQVNIVTNKGDRPEIMKIVEVLRSKFDKIAAIYRTINSSQANVAAGEREELLWSDGDFFEIIGPHKFKVLPMTFLQTNTYQTEVLYNQTLRAADFSPDQNVLDLYCGCGTISHFISPLVKSVLGVELNEAAVWLAGENARMNGIFNCRFVAADAARYLTELKHQDAYFDRIVVDPPRAGIGNKVVRRLARLNPPVVVYVSCNPSTLARDVEQFREHGYRLMDAVPVDMFPHTFHVETVCRLERN comes from the coding sequence GTGCCCACCAGAATCTCGATAGGGTCCGAGATAGAAGTCACCATTGATTCAATGGCGTTCACCGGCAGAGGTGTCGGTCGAGTCGGAGACAAAGTAGTCTTTGTAACGGGCGGAATCCCCGGCGACAGACTTACGGCGAGAATCGTGAAGAAGAAGCGCTCCTTCCTGGAGGCAGTGGCGATTGACATTATCGAGCCATCGGATGATCGCATCAAAGCGCCCTGCAGGCATTTCGATGTCTGCGGCGGGTGCAGCTTCCAGAATGTGCCGTACGAGAAGCAGTTGCACTACAAGCAGGATTTCATCAGGGATGCTCTGGTGCGTATCGGCGGCGAGCAGAATCCGCCGATCAAAGAGATAATCCGATGTCAGCAGGAATTCTACTATCGCAACAAAATGGAATTTTCGTTTCTGCCGATTGCAGGGGCGCCGGCAAGGCTCGGTCTGCATGTGCGCGGAAGATGGAACGAAATATTCGATGTGGAGGAATGCCTGCTGCAATCAGAGCTTTCCAACGAGATTCTCGCTGAGACGAAGAAGCTCGTTAACGAGCTTGAAATCCCCGCCTATCACATCAGCGAACATCACGGTTTCATTCGATTTCTGGTGATCCGCGACAGCAAGCAGACGGGAAGAATACAGGTTAACATCGTCACAAATAAGGGCGACCGCCCTGAGATCATGAAGATTGTGGAAGTTCTCAGATCAAAATTCGACAAGATTGCCGCTATTTATCGGACTATCAACTCGTCACAAGCAAATGTTGCGGCTGGCGAACGCGAGGAACTTCTCTGGAGCGATGGTGATTTCTTCGAGATTATCGGACCGCACAAATTCAAGGTCTTGCCTATGACATTTCTTCAGACGAACACTTATCAGACGGAAGTCCTCTACAATCAGACACTGAGAGCCGCCGATTTTTCACCGGATCAGAATGTTCTCGATCTCTACTGCGGTTGCGGCACGATATCCCATTTCATTTCGCCATTGGTGAAATCGGTGCTCGGCGTGGAGCTTAATGAGGCGGCTGTGTGGCTGGCAGGTGAGAATGCAAGAATGAACGGGATATTCAACTGCCGATTCGTGGCAGCGGATGCAGCACGGTATCTTACAGAATTGAAGCATCAGGATGCGTATTTCGACCGTATTGTCGTCGATCCCCCAAGAGCCGGAATCGGCAACAAAGTAGTCAGGCGGCTGGCGCGTCTAAACCCGCCTGTTGTGGTCTACGTGTCATGCAATCCCTCGACTCTCGCCCGCGATGTGGAGCAGTTCAGGGAGCACGGATACAGGCTCATGGATGCGGTTCCGGTCGATATGTTTCCGCATACATTTCACGTGGAAACAGTCTGCAGACTCGAAAGAAACTGA